DNA from Clupea harengus chromosome 2, Ch_v2.0.2, whole genome shotgun sequence:
GTTAGGATGGTTCATTAGCCAGGCATCTGGCGACGGGCATACAAGGTGTCAGGGTTCCCCGGTTTTGTTATGTCCAACTCGTTAGTTCTCCCCAGGACAGGAAAATGTTGTTCTTCTGCGGCTTATTAGTTGAGGACTGTACTGGTCAATCACGAGGCTGGTCTATGTAAAGCATTTCACAGGTCTGTCGTGATAAGAGTATGTCCGCACAAGCACTATCATTTTACTCCGAGAGACATTCAAATCTTCAACATCCGTAGTGAACTTCTGTAAATCATTAACGGGAATGGGGAGgtggaaagaaaggaaagattAAACAGGCGTAGGGTAAACTGGCTATTCATGTCGGCAATGTATCTATAGGTAACATTCGGTAAATAAGTAGCGTTGGCGTCTTAACATGACTCGATACAGATAGGATGTTAGTGTGGTGGCTACACATCTAGCTACATTGGGGTCCCTAGCTAATGAAGCTGAAGCTATAAACAAATCGTCTGACAGGGTAATGTAATGGTAATGTTAGGTTAGTATACCTTTTAACGTTACAGCTTAAACTAACGGTGCTACAAACTTAGCTTGCTAGCCAGCCAGGATATTCATCCTATGGCTCACTGCAGGGTAACGTTAGCAGTCTGTCTGACTTTTGCAGATAATAGTAAACGCATAGCTGTAATCCACACCTAAAAGGTTTAACGACACCTAGTTTGGCATTAACAACCATATTGGTACGCTACATAGAACTAATGAATCACAGctatagatagctagctagccagctaactaacCACTTGGTATGAAACTGCGGCTTTCACGTCAGTACCTGTCGCACAAGGGGAAACTAACATTAATGTTTACATATAAGAAACGGCGTTTTGAGATATTAAACAGAGTCATAAAATCTTACATAAGCATCTTGGAATTTTCTTCCGTTTCCACATTTCCGCCATTAAGAGTGAGTTCCATTTACAGAGTAATTACTTATCTCCGTTTTCGCACACGTTGAGTGCTTGACACCACTGCCTACTGCCACCCAAAACAGTTTTGGGTCTAGCGAGCTCTCAATCAACCTTCACGCTATCGCCGCCCAGAGGAGAACACTATTGGCTACTATGCATCTTTGGCGATATCTTTGGTTCAATTACGCAGTCCAGCTTCGTCCTCAAATTATAAGGAAAATAGGTTAATTACCATATTGGAGTTATTGCCCATAAGGTGATACAAGTTATCTTACCAGTTTAACTTCTAATTACTAGATAAAGAACAATTGAGAAATATTTGCAACACATTCATACAGGTGACAAAGTTCAGTTATAAATATTTGTTCTCATAAATATGTTTCCCACAATGTTAATTGTAAAGACAACGAGAACAGCTCGCAAACACATATTATTTCGTGTTACACCAATAGTCTTCAGCCATATGTAAACAAATAGGCTACATTGAAAAAACCTTCAAACAATCGAGTTGCTTAGCTATCTATAGTTGTTATGGGATCTGCTACTTCTACTAGGACACATCATTGTTTTCCGTAGTGCCCTTGGACAACAAAAACGACTAAATTGACCTTTAAACGCATTTTAAAAGCGTGGAAGAGGACGTTCATAATGATATTGCGACATCTTGCGTCAGTTTGAAGTAACGGTTGGTTGAGGAGTGTAGCTCGAGACATTTATTACGGGGTAAACTGTCATCAGTTAAATGTTTGACCTCTGCAAACGTTGTACGCTAAGGTGTTTGGTCTCTTGAACGTTTGCGGTAGTATTACGCATGCCTGATTCAACCTTTTGATGAAAATGACATCCATATCAAAAGTTTGCTCCAGCTCAGGGAGGTGCAGATTCAAGCAGATTTCTAAAACATTTGTTGGTGGTTTACCTGGTTCAGTCACTAAAGACCACTGTAGAAAATGCTGTGTTTAATAAGTTTATTTTTCGAAAGATATAATTCAGCTCAGTGCAACAATTCCTTAAAACTCTTCAAGGCAAATTCAAATATAATacattcattgttgtttttatttagtgAAGTTCAACAAAAAGGAAAATCCCTGTCAAGACACAATTCGCACAAAAAATTACCTTCTGCAGTGCAAAAAGCATTCATGTTGTGGTTATGGAGGAAGTCCACCTCATGACCCCAGTCTTTGTACCATCCAACATGGACAGTTAATGAGGCCACTAATTCATGGCTTAACAGTTTGATCTAGAGCTGACCCAAATTAAAgcggaaaagaaagaaatagccTGTGAACAACACTATTAATGTAGTGGTAAAAAGGTCTGTAATACTGATCATGTGAAATGTTGTAATGTGTAAGGTACTGAATGTTCAGCATAAGTGGCATTCATAATCATAACATCAATGTATCCCAGATATACATGATACCTTATACTGAATATGGTATATCAAACTGGTTTACACAACAGGGGCAGTAATGTGAAGTCACCATTTTCATTTGAAGGTCACGCCCAGTAATGTCTGCTGGCATAGGCACTAGAGGCCAttacagtctttttttttcaccattgGTGGTCTCAGAATGGAGAGGCCTTAAAGTACTCGTCTAGTGGTATGAGTGATACTCCGCCCATCCAATCCTGCAGCCACACCTGCTCTATCACCAACTTCATGAAGAACCACTTGTGTCCCACTGGCCACTTCTTCATCACAGGATGCCTGAGCAGAACCGAGGAaggtaagagagagatgcattATGGCAGTGTGATCTTGTTTCAGTATGCAAATGTTCTGAAGTGCTTAGCTCAAAGCATCACATGAAAAGGAGCCTTCAATTTGCTTTGCCATTATCTATATGGTTGACTGCAGTCTTTGCTTGTCTAGTATACCCAGACTCATAGGTTATGCTTTGCTAAGACCTGCTATACATACATTTTTGGGACACATACAGGTTTTCTTCTTTACTATTAAACTTAAACACCTGCAGAAACACACCTTGAGAACATGGCCTCTCTGGCAAAGTCAAGCTCCTCTGGCCCCACCTCCACCATCCTGCCAGTCAGGGTGAGGCGAGCACACCTAGGATCCTCTGGGTCATACACCATCTCCCTagaaacacacatcaccacatcaGTCTGCACATTACTACAACAGAAATTAGGTCATTATTTATATAATACAGTGACAATAAGTTGAAAAAGTTCATCACATCCATCTCTCCTAAATAAAAAGACAATTTAACTTGTCAGATGTTTGACACCATTTGTTGTCTTCCtgattaattctctctctcacctgcagaAGTCCCCCTCAGCCtcagagaaggtgagagaggcaAAGGGGAAGTTCCTTAGGTCTGCCACTGTGTTGTCCATTGGAGTCACATAGAAGTATAGCACCCCTGTGCTGTTGTCCAATGGCCCATCGCTGACTGAAAAAATGTTTCCAAATGGCAGACCTTTGATCTGTGAATGAAAACATAACTTTGCAACCTATACAAATACATTCCACCCTGGACCAAAAATGCATTTTTGGGGCACAGAAAACAAATTGCATATGTTACAGTGCCGTATGTAATATCTGACACAAAACAGCCTCCTGTATTCTAGGCTAAGGTGTTAAAATATGAAACATGCCTTACAGCTTACACTAAAATGCGTTCTATTTATGTCTGACCAaatcaaaacatcaaaacaacgAGTCGTCCCCATGGTCCTCCCTTGCAATTTAAATGACAAAGTGACATGAGTGAGTTCCTGTTGATTGTTCAATGTGAGTGGGCCTAGAATTATGCAAAAGCATGTTATGGAATTGCAAACTGAACGGAATTGGTTTCAGGAACGCTATCTCTCGTTTCACTTTTAACGAAATTACAAAACCGAGTCTGCAAAAAGCTTACCTTCTCTTGCGTAGAGATCGTGGATAGGTGTCCCCAGTCACTGTAATGTGCTATGTACCTAGCGGTCTTTGCTGTCTCCTcgtgcggtggtggtggtggaggtttaGATGGGGGATTCACCTCCTCCATTCTATATGAGAAGACACGGGCCGCAGACGAAACATGAGTGACATCTTTTTCGGCTTTTGGCTGGGGCTTTTCTGCTCTATCGCCATATACCGTCGGTGGATAAGCCTGTTTCCAAATCCCAACATTATCCACTAATAGTGCTGGTGCGACCTCCTCGTCTGACGCCGTTCCAAGCTCCTCTTCAAGGAGATCGTTCGTAACAGCCCACGATACGGGATTCCTTATGGTGTAACTCTCACTACAAAGCAAAGTGGCAAGTAAGGCCAGCGCTTTTGTCAAAAAATGCAACATTATGTTGCCCACTAAAGGCAAAGTCGAAGTGGTTTGGTGGATTTGCAGACGGCCAACTATGGTTAAAATGTATGCGCGCCGTTACATCACCAACAGCAGTGTTGTtgcaaaacatacacaaactgaTCGGTGCCAAAAAACCAGCGACACCCTGTGGAGCGCCAAAGTATCGGTGAGTCGTcacccaatgtgtgtgtgtcattgtaaaACACCCCTAAAGCCATTCACAGAAGTATGTAGGAAAGATGTATTTCCCCACTGTCAACGACAATAGCAATTGTGGATTCAAGTAATTAAATcatacctgcatgtgtgtgtgctgtcggGATAAAGACACGATAATGCAAGTTTTCATTCACAAGTTTCTTGCACATTCTTTTCTAACAATGGCCTGTATCAATTCTTGCTCTTCCTTATGGCAATACACAGGCTATCCAGTGAAgatattcaaaataaaaaaaaacaaataacctTTAGTGGCCATATTTGAATGGATTAAAATACATAGCATTTCTTGAATAGATGCCATTACAgtttttaaatcaatgttatGACTCACATTCTCTATGAATGATAAAATACAACAATACTTTATAAAACTCGAGATGAAGCGGTGGTACCGTCGCGACCTATTCTGTAAAAGGAGTTCTCTGCCATGgataaatgaaaatgttattcAATTGATGAGAGAAAGGGATCGAGCCCTTAAAACATCCCTGAAGTCCAAACGGATAACTGATAGGCACATTTTTACAGCATTAAGAAACAAGGTGACAAGAGAACTTAGAAAAGCCAAGGCAAATTATTTCCTTGAAATAATCGTGAATTCTAAAGGAGACTCTAAACAAATATGgcaacaaataaagaaattaattGGACAAAACAATGTTAGAAAACAGATAGAACTCAGGATCAATGACAGTCTTTCACATGATCCACCCATGGTGGCTGAAATGCTAAATGAGTATTTTGTGGATTCTGTGGCTGCTGTTGCCAACAGTTTCCCTTCACACAAGCAGTATGGTGGCATTTCTCATAATCCAACTGTGCCCATATTTAACCTTGAAAGGGTATCTGAAGAACAAGTAGAGAACATCATTGAATCATTTAAACCCAAAGAGTCAAAGGACATCTTTGAAATGGACTCTGCCATGGTTAAAGACCTTTGCTTGTTGTTAAAAAGCCTACTACCCATATTGCTAACCTGTCATTCTCTCAAGAACATGGGTGTTTTCCAGATCATTGGAAACCTACAGTTGTAGTTCCTATCTTTAAAACTGGTGATCCTCACTCAGCAGCCAATTACAGACCTATTAGTATACTTCCCATAATGTccaaagttttggaaaaatTAGCAGTAGAGCAACTCATTTATCATCTTAACTCTAATCAGCTTTTACACCCCATGCAGCATGGTTTTAGATCAAATCACTCCACCGAAACTGCAACGGTCTATTTTATTGAAAGGTTCAATTCCCTTATGGATAGAGGAGGAGTTGTGGGTGCAGTATTTCTAGATCTTCGGAAAGCGTTTGACACGGTCAACCACAACATACTTCAGTCTAAGTTTGATCAGTTTAACTTCTCTTCTTCTGCATCCAGCTGGTTCAAATCATACTTATCAACTCGAACTCAGTgtgttaaaataaacaatgtattATCCGACTTCAAAAATCTGTCTACAGGTGTTCCCCAAGGTTCAATCCTGGGTCCACTTCTTTTCAGTCTTTATATTAACGATTTACCATCCGTATGCCAAGCCTGTGAGGTTCTGATGTACGCAGACGACACTGTGATCTTTGGGTGGGGTAAAAATAATGTAGAGGTCGCTGCTAGGCTTACAAAGGTCATGGTTGATGTGTCTGACTGGTTAAACAAATGTTGTCTTCAGCTCAACAATTCCAAAACCGTTGCTATGTTTTTGCTGctaaaatgtacatgttctcgctgattttatctcacattaactactgcttacccacctggtctactgccaactccactacccttaaaccagtcatgtctctttacaaacaggctctcaaaatacttgacaaaaaacctaaatcactccatcactgttcagtcctccataagtacaaacttttaagttgggacaacctgatcacatttaagaactgctgtttaatgttcaaaatccggtttaacctgccccccccaccactatgcagcctagtcacgtttagaacagcagcaaccagtgctactcgaggggcagcaagaggagactgtgatattcctttaaaaaaaagtgtatttggacagtcggttttctcagttaggtcagcccgggaatggaaccatctccctcagaacattagagaatcaacctcatttaactgttttaaaagtaatctcaaaacatggttgataaataaccaaaaatgtgatcactagtgggtaagcagtagaacttgtatagcagtagaacttgtatattaggattgtattctattttattgtatcttatttattttatttttttgatttattgtcaatgttatgtttgatatacgttaatgcctttttttaggttgtatagcctttttcactctggcagggggactgccaatggaaactagccttttggctataattgggtgcatttacattttaatgttcatgaatgtacactgtccctcttgatcaaataaacaaattgattgattgattgattgaaataTTTATAAAACAGATAACATTTGCTGCAGATGTATTAGTGCCATATGCAATTGCTATAGCTATTTGCCTTCAGCCTTAAAATACAAATTCCATTACTTGGTAAGAACTCTGAAGTTAACAGCTCTATTGATTCGGGTTACCATTCCTCAGGTCAACCAgtggcacaaacaaacatgtcagcACAGTCACGGCTGAGAGAGACAATTCAGTCTTTGGGGAAAAAACTCTCCTGACGGTAGAAGAGACTGTCATTGATTGACACCCAATATACTGTATAGAGCAACTTCTGGAGGAAAACAGCATACTGAGAGCCTACAATTTATGTCATATCATAGCTTCAATTTTAATGTCATCTTACCATACCTAAAAAGAATAAGTCATCGTACCATCGTACCATCATATTAcaaatatttgttgaaaaattattatttaaaaaaaatggatttaaaagGTAacgtatttagcagacactttcatCCAAATCAACTTACATAGGCATCCTGCAGTGACTGGGCATTATATCCAGGTCAGCTGCATAGAAGACCGCAatgctaaccactgtaccaccagCACCATAGTTAACTGACATATTTTAAAATTAGCTACATATTTAAAAACGGAAATAAGCATTTGTTGGTAATCTTGTGCTAGACAGAATTACAAATACTAATCATTAAGTATGAAATTAAAGAGTAAATGGCCTATTGCAACTCTGATAATCCGTTACAAATTCTAAAAAAGGTATATCATTTTCCTTCAAAAAGTAGCAAAATGCCAGAGTACACTATATTAGTTTAT
Protein-coding regions in this window:
- the creg2 gene encoding protein CREG2, with the translated sequence MLHFLTKALALLATLLCSESYTIRNPVSWAVTNDLLEEELGTASDEEVAPALLVDNVGIWKQAYPPTVYGDRAEKPQPKAEKDVTHVSSAARVFSYRMEEVNPPSKPPPPPPHEETAKTARYIAHYSDWGHLSTISTQEKIKGLPFGNIFSVSDGPLDNSTGVLYFYVTPMDNTVADLRNFPFASLTFSEAEGDFCREMVYDPEDPRCARLTLTGRMVEVGPEELDFAREAMFSRHPVMKKWPVGHKWFFMKLVIEQVWLQDWMGGVSLIPLDEYFKASPF